A genomic window from Nocardioides sp. BP30 includes:
- a CDS encoding glycosyltransferase family 4 protein has product MRVALLSYRSKPHVGGQGIYVRRLSRELVALGHSVEVFSGQPYPELDEGVRLTKVPSLDLYRPGEEFRNPGLREFRDLIDVEEWLTMRSGAFPEPLTFSKRVVKLLRARRNDFDVVLDNQTLATPLLEIERYGLPLAAAIHHPITMDRAIELDVAPWFRRKAGTRMSLELPKLGVWRWYAFLRQQKRTAPRIRHVIVPSESSARDVVREFGVDPRRITTVLLGVDERFRPSGAPRVPGRILAMASADAPLKGIHILLEAFAKLLTERELELVLVTKPKQGGITEKLIDRLGIADRVRFANGLTDDELVALMGSAELACVPSLYEGFSLPTAELMACETPLVVSRAGAIPEVVGPDGLCADVVEPGDVGALANALGALLDDPERRARMGAAGRRRVKELFSWTAVAAKTAAVLDDVIEDFRSSTTPATPATKEN; this is encoded by the coding sequence ATGCGGGTAGCCCTGCTGTCCTATCGGAGCAAGCCGCACGTGGGCGGCCAGGGCATCTACGTCCGTCGACTCAGCCGCGAGCTGGTGGCCCTCGGCCACTCCGTCGAGGTCTTCTCCGGCCAGCCCTACCCCGAGCTCGACGAGGGAGTGAGGCTCACCAAGGTGCCGAGCCTGGACCTCTACCGTCCCGGCGAGGAGTTCCGGAACCCGGGCCTGCGCGAGTTCCGCGATCTGATCGACGTCGAGGAGTGGCTCACGATGCGCAGCGGCGCCTTCCCTGAGCCGCTCACCTTCAGCAAGCGGGTGGTGAAGCTCCTGCGAGCGCGTCGCAACGACTTCGACGTCGTGCTGGACAACCAGACACTGGCGACGCCACTGCTCGAGATCGAGCGGTACGGCCTGCCCCTCGCGGCCGCGATCCATCACCCGATCACGATGGATCGGGCGATCGAGCTCGACGTGGCGCCGTGGTTCAGGCGCAAGGCCGGCACCAGGATGAGCCTGGAGCTGCCCAAGCTCGGCGTGTGGCGGTGGTACGCCTTCCTGCGCCAGCAGAAGCGCACCGCGCCACGCATCCGGCACGTCATCGTGCCGTCGGAGTCCTCGGCGCGCGACGTGGTCCGCGAGTTCGGCGTCGATCCGCGGCGGATCACCACCGTCCTGCTCGGCGTCGACGAGCGGTTCCGACCCTCCGGCGCTCCGCGGGTGCCCGGCCGGATCCTCGCGATGGCAAGCGCCGATGCTCCGCTCAAGGGCATCCACATCCTGCTCGAGGCGTTCGCGAAGCTGCTCACCGAGCGCGAGCTTGAGCTCGTGCTCGTCACCAAGCCCAAGCAGGGCGGCATCACCGAGAAGCTGATCGACCGGCTCGGCATCGCCGATCGCGTCAGGTTCGCCAACGGACTCACCGACGACGAGCTGGTCGCGCTGATGGGTTCGGCCGAGCTGGCGTGCGTGCCCTCGCTCTATGAGGGCTTCTCGCTCCCCACCGCCGAGCTGATGGCCTGCGAGACGCCGCTCGTCGTCTCCCGGGCCGGCGCCATCCCCGAGGTCGTCGGACCGGACGGCCTCTGCGCCGACGTGGTCGAGCCCGGCGACGTCGGGGCGCTGGCGAACGCGCTCGGTGCCCTGCTCGACGACCCCGAGCGGCGCGCCCGGATGGGTGCCGCCGGTCGGCGGCGCGTCAAGGAGCTGTTCAGCTGGACGGCTGTCGCGGCCAAGACCGCCGCCGTACTCGACGACGTGATCGAGGACTTCCGGTCCTCGACCACCCCGGCCACCCCGGCCACGAAGGAGAACTGA
- a CDS encoding glycoside hydrolase family 6 protein: protein MPAPDLRPSLKPSRRLVAALGLVLVLVVAVGATWALRGGGSTPSGAEAPTQTAGAPTQPTSPTPTASVPPAPKALKHTAAPRIEGTVMAGQVVRATMPRHWRPRRVSLTYQWLADGKPIAGATKARLTVPDKVAGAKLAVQVTGTLPGYVTAVERSRGAEVERDDPLIGDRWAVYQGPWNGIYPAYEHASGTNRALLGRIALQPRAIWFAANLSTGRIGNDVRQFIADQQHGDPDALVQMAIFRQWPREESGRGTPLSRAEQADYRAWIDRVADAIGEARVAMILEPDLGLDAVPNNPGDKRTADPAVRLALVRYAAQRFAQLPRTTVYLDASDSDWLSVEKEVPLLTAAGIDDVRGFALGATHYSSVADNIDYGTELARALAAAGHPGKHFVIDTADNGKPFTWQQYYAKHPHGDFDNAEPCRSAAETQCDTLGIPPTTDVTDSRLDLTGLQAARAEKYVDGYLWFGRPWLVRQASPFSLERSLQVARTTPFAG, encoded by the coding sequence ATGCCTGCCCCAGACCTCCGGCCCTCGCTGAAGCCCTCCCGCCGTCTCGTGGCGGCCCTCGGGCTGGTGCTCGTCCTCGTCGTGGCGGTCGGTGCGACCTGGGCCCTGCGCGGCGGTGGGAGTACGCCGTCCGGCGCCGAGGCCCCCACCCAGACCGCCGGTGCACCCACCCAGCCGACAAGTCCGACTCCGACCGCGAGCGTCCCGCCGGCGCCGAAGGCGCTCAAGCACACTGCCGCACCGCGCATCGAGGGCACGGTGATGGCCGGTCAGGTCGTGCGCGCCACGATGCCACGCCACTGGCGACCCCGCCGCGTCTCGCTGACCTACCAATGGCTCGCCGACGGCAAGCCGATCGCGGGCGCGACCAAGGCCCGGCTGACCGTGCCGGACAAGGTCGCCGGAGCCAAGCTCGCGGTCCAGGTCACCGGCACGCTGCCCGGTTACGTCACCGCCGTCGAGCGCAGTCGCGGCGCCGAGGTCGAGCGCGACGACCCCCTGATCGGGGACCGTTGGGCGGTCTACCAGGGCCCCTGGAACGGCATCTACCCCGCCTACGAGCACGCGAGCGGGACCAACCGCGCGCTGCTCGGCAGGATCGCCCTGCAGCCCCGCGCCATCTGGTTCGCCGCCAACCTGAGCACCGGCCGGATCGGGAACGACGTCCGGCAGTTCATCGCCGACCAGCAGCACGGCGATCCCGACGCACTGGTCCAGATGGCCATCTTCCGGCAGTGGCCACGCGAGGAGTCCGGTCGCGGCACCCCGCTGAGCCGGGCCGAGCAGGCCGACTACCGCGCCTGGATCGACCGGGTGGCCGACGCGATCGGCGAGGCCCGCGTGGCCATGATCCTCGAGCCGGACCTGGGTCTGGACGCCGTGCCCAACAACCCGGGCGACAAGCGCACCGCCGACCCGGCGGTCCGCCTCGCGCTGGTCCGTTATGCAGCGCAGCGATTCGCCCAGCTCCCGCGCACCACCGTCTACCTCGACGCCTCCGACAGCGACTGGCTCTCGGTGGAGAAGGAGGTGCCGCTGCTGACCGCCGCCGGCATCGACGACGTCCGCGGCTTCGCCCTCGGGGCCACCCACTACTCCAGCGTGGCCGACAACATCGACTACGGCACCGAGCTGGCACGCGCTCTCGCGGCGGCAGGACACCCCGGCAAGCACTTCGTGATCGACACCGCCGACAACGGCAAGCCGTTCACCTGGCAGCAGTACTACGCCAAGCACCCGCACGGCGACTTCGACAACGCCGAGCCGTGCCGCTCCGCGGCCGAGACGCAGTGCGACACCCTCGGCATCCCACCCACGACCGATGTCACCGACTCCCGCCTCGATCTGACCGGCCTCCAGGCCGCCCGCGCGGAGAAGTACGTCGACGGCTACCTGTGGTTCGGCCGTCCCTGGCTGGTCAGGCAGGCCTCGCCGTTCTCGCTGGAGCGTTCGTTGCAGGTCGCTCGGACCACGCCCTTCGCCGGCTGA
- the uvrB gene encoding excinuclease ABC subunit UvrB: MRPVTDLERRVAPFEVISDYQPSGDQPAAIAEISKRIKAGVEDVVLLGATGTGKTATVAWVTEQLQRPVLVLQPNKTLAAQFANELRQLFPDNAVEYFVSYYDYYQPEAYVPQTDTYIEKDSSINEEVERLRHSATNSLLTRRDVIVVSTVSCIYGLGTPQEYVDRMIRLRVGEEHDRDSILRRLVEIQYTRNDMAFTRGTFRVRGDTLEIFPVYEEHAVRIEFFGDEIERLMSLHAVTGEVLTEDQELYVFPATHYVAGPERMERAIRGIELELEDQLAKFEREGKLLEAQRLRMRTTYDIEMMRQVGSCSGIENYSMHIDGRSRGSAPNCLLDYFPEDFVLVVDESHVAVPQIGGMYEGDMSRKRNLVDHGFRLPSAMDNRPLRWEEFLERIGQTIYLSATPGDYELDKVGGDTVQQIIRPTGLIDPEVIVKPTKGQIDDLIHEIKLRTEKNERVLVTTLTKKMSEDLTDYLLDAGIRTRYLHSEVDTLKRVELLRDLRLGEYDVLVGINLLREGLDLPEVSLVAILDADKEGFLRSDKSLIQTIGRAARNVSGQVHMYADRITPSMESAIEETNRRRAIQVAYNTEHGIDPQPLRKKIADITDMLAREGEDTEALLQTWAGTEAKGRAGGVRKKSPTPVLGERAVEARQHGLVGLPSTDLAQLIQDLTEQMKGAAAELQFEVAARLRDEIGDLKKELRQMMEATK, translated from the coding sequence ATGCGACCTGTGACCGATCTCGAGCGCCGGGTGGCGCCGTTCGAGGTCATCTCCGACTACCAGCCGAGCGGTGACCAGCCGGCGGCCATCGCCGAGATCTCGAAGCGGATCAAGGCCGGTGTGGAGGACGTCGTGCTGCTGGGTGCGACCGGCACCGGCAAGACCGCCACCGTCGCGTGGGTCACCGAGCAGCTGCAGCGCCCGGTGCTGGTGCTGCAGCCGAACAAGACGCTGGCCGCCCAGTTCGCCAACGAGCTGCGCCAGCTCTTCCCGGACAACGCGGTCGAGTACTTCGTCAGCTACTACGACTACTACCAGCCCGAGGCCTACGTCCCGCAGACGGACACCTACATCGAGAAGGACTCCTCGATCAACGAGGAGGTGGAGCGGCTGCGGCACTCGGCGACCAACTCGCTGCTCACCCGCCGCGACGTCATCGTGGTCTCGACGGTCTCCTGCATCTACGGCCTGGGCACGCCGCAGGAGTACGTCGACAGGATGATCCGGCTGCGCGTCGGCGAGGAGCACGACCGTGACTCGATCCTGCGCCGGCTCGTCGAGATCCAGTACACCCGCAACGACATGGCCTTCACCCGCGGCACGTTCCGCGTGCGCGGGGACACCTTGGAGATCTTCCCGGTCTATGAGGAGCACGCCGTCCGGATCGAGTTCTTCGGCGACGAGATCGAGCGCCTGATGTCCTTGCACGCCGTGACCGGCGAGGTGCTCACCGAGGACCAGGAGCTCTATGTCTTCCCGGCCACCCACTACGTCGCCGGTCCGGAGCGGATGGAGCGCGCGATCCGTGGCATCGAGCTCGAGCTGGAGGACCAGCTCGCCAAGTTCGAGCGCGAGGGCAAGCTGCTGGAGGCCCAGCGGCTGCGGATGCGCACCACCTACGACATCGAGATGATGCGCCAGGTCGGCTCCTGCTCCGGTATCGAGAACTACTCGATGCACATCGACGGCCGCAGCCGGGGGAGCGCGCCCAACTGCCTGCTCGACTACTTCCCCGAGGACTTCGTCCTCGTCGTCGACGAGTCGCACGTCGCGGTGCCGCAGATCGGCGGGATGTACGAGGGCGACATGTCGCGCAAGCGCAACCTCGTCGACCACGGCTTCCGGCTGCCGAGCGCCATGGACAACCGGCCGCTGCGCTGGGAGGAGTTCCTGGAGCGGATCGGCCAGACCATCTACCTGTCCGCGACCCCGGGCGACTACGAGCTCGACAAGGTCGGTGGTGACACCGTCCAGCAGATCATCCGTCCGACGGGTCTGATCGACCCCGAGGTGATCGTGAAGCCGACCAAGGGCCAGATCGACGACCTCATCCACGAGATCAAGCTCCGCACCGAGAAGAACGAGCGTGTCCTGGTCACCACGCTGACCAAGAAGATGTCGGAGGACCTGACCGACTACCTCCTCGACGCCGGCATCCGCACCCGCTACCTGCACTCCGAGGTCGACACCCTCAAGCGGGTGGAGCTCCTGCGCGACCTCCGCCTGGGCGAGTACGACGTCCTCGTCGGCATCAACCTGCTGCGCGAGGGCCTCGACCTGCCCGAGGTCTCCCTGGTGGCGATCCTGGACGCGGACAAGGAGGGCTTCCTGCGGTCGGACAAGTCGCTGATCCAGACCATCGGTCGAGCGGCGCGCAACGTGTCCGGCCAGGTCCACATGTACGCCGACCGCATCACACCGTCGATGGAGTCCGCGATCGAGGAGACCAACCGTCGCCGGGCGATCCAGGTCGCCTACAACACCGAGCACGGCATCGACCCGCAGCCGCTGCGCAAGAAGATCGCCGACATCACCGACATGCTCGCCCGCGAGGGTGAGGACACCGAGGCGCTGCTGCAGACCTGGGCCGGGACGGAGGCCAAGGGCCGAGCCGGCGGCGTGCGGAAGAAGTCGCCGACGCCGGTGCTCGGCGAGCGTGCCGTCGAGGCGCGCCAGCACGGCCTCGTCGGCCTTCCCTCCACCGACCTCGCGCAGCTCATCCAGGACCTCACCGAGCAGATGAAGGGCGCCGCCGCCGAGCTGCAGTTCGAGGTCGCCGCCCGCCTGCGCGACGAGATCGGCGACCTGAAGAAGGAGCTGCGCCAGATGATGGAAGCGACGAAGTGA
- a CDS encoding MFS transporter encodes MDPAPASRAWLVWGVGVAVYLLAVFNRSSLAVAGLIATDRFHISAGQLSTFAMLQLLVYAGMQIPVGLMVDRFGSRTVLTGGLLVMSAAQTGFALATTYPEALIARVFVGMGDAMTFICVLRLVSAWFPLRRIPLVTQLTGNVGQLGALFAAVPMTWALSHLGWHAAYLIAAGAGPVLLVPMLLFLRDSPGSRHQRGTALSLPDLGRNLRSSWAQPGTRLGFWVHFTTPFSATMLALLWGYPFFVEGEHLSDGAAGSLLSLIVVANIVAGPVLGWLVGRHPWHRSSLALVIVAAIVLCWTVVLLWPGHAPYWLLALTVFVAGCGGPGSMIGFDVGRTSNPGHRLASASGIINVAGFVAALITIVAVGFILDWRTPGGGTDYTDAAFHWAMSFQYLLWALGVAMILRQRRVVRARVQRASVDSGDSMVRAVL; translated from the coding sequence GTGGACCCTGCCCCAGCCTCGCGAGCCTGGTTGGTCTGGGGCGTCGGCGTAGCGGTCTACCTGCTGGCGGTGTTCAATCGCAGCAGTCTCGCGGTGGCCGGGCTGATCGCGACCGATCGGTTCCACATCAGCGCAGGCCAGCTCTCCACGTTCGCGATGCTCCAGCTGCTCGTCTACGCGGGCATGCAGATCCCGGTGGGCCTGATGGTGGACCGGTTCGGCTCGCGGACCGTGCTCACCGGTGGCCTGCTGGTGATGAGCGCAGCGCAGACCGGGTTCGCGTTGGCGACGACCTACCCGGAGGCGCTGATCGCCCGCGTGTTCGTCGGGATGGGCGACGCGATGACCTTCATCTGCGTGCTGCGGTTGGTCAGTGCCTGGTTCCCGCTGCGGCGCATCCCCCTGGTCACCCAGCTGACCGGCAACGTGGGCCAGCTGGGCGCGCTGTTCGCGGCGGTACCCATGACGTGGGCGCTGAGCCACCTGGGTTGGCATGCGGCGTACCTGATCGCCGCCGGCGCCGGCCCGGTCCTCCTCGTGCCGATGCTGCTCTTCCTGCGCGACAGCCCCGGCTCGCGCCACCAGCGCGGAACGGCGCTCAGCCTGCCGGACCTGGGCCGCAACCTGCGCTCGTCCTGGGCCCAGCCCGGCACCCGGCTCGGCTTCTGGGTGCACTTCACCACGCCGTTCAGCGCGACCATGCTGGCGCTGCTGTGGGGCTATCCGTTCTTCGTCGAGGGCGAGCACCTCTCCGACGGCGCCGCCGGCAGCCTGTTGAGCCTGATCGTGGTCGCCAACATCGTCGCCGGCCCCGTCCTCGGCTGGCTGGTCGGTCGTCACCCCTGGCACCGATCCTCGTTGGCGCTGGTCATCGTCGCCGCGATCGTCCTGTGCTGGACCGTCGTCCTGCTGTGGCCGGGCCATGCGCCGTACTGGCTGCTCGCCCTCACCGTGTTCGTCGCCGGTTGCGGCGGTCCCGGCTCGATGATCGGCTTCGACGTGGGTCGGACCAGCAACCCGGGCCACCGTCTCGCCAGCGCGAGCGGCATCATCAACGTCGCCGGGTTCGTCGCGGCACTGATCACGATCGTCGCCGTGGGCTTCATCCTGGACTGGCGCACCCCGGGCGGCGGCACCGACTACACCGATGCCGCCTTCCACTGGGCGATGTCCTTCCAGTACCTCCTCTGGGCGCTCGGTGTCGCGATGATCCTGCGCCAGCGGCGGGTAGTCCGAGCGAGGGTGCAGCGGGCCTCGGTGGACTCCGGCGACAGCATGGTCCGGGCAGTCCTCTGA
- a CDS encoding VanZ family protein: protein MSVPLARLTGWCLLLASVAVVLGVTLSPGASVGARTLNLRPGHDIWLELHNLSVRTGLVNIVGNIAMFVPIGFLLVAAVGDGVARAATGGALLSATIECCQYQIGRAADIDDVLLNTTGALFGALVALVALTVVRSALARRQPLPS from the coding sequence GTGAGCGTGCCCCTGGCCCGGCTGACGGGTTGGTGCCTGCTGCTCGCATCCGTCGCCGTGGTGCTCGGCGTGACGCTCAGCCCGGGCGCCTCCGTGGGCGCGCGCACCCTCAACCTCCGGCCAGGACACGACATCTGGCTCGAGCTGCACAACCTGAGCGTCCGCACCGGCCTGGTGAACATCGTCGGCAACATCGCGATGTTCGTGCCCATCGGGTTCCTCCTGGTCGCGGCTGTCGGCGACGGCGTGGCGCGCGCGGCGACGGGCGGGGCGCTGCTCTCGGCCACGATCGAGTGCTGCCAGTACCAGATCGGCCGCGCTGCCGACATCGACGACGTCCTGCTCAACACCACTGGGGCGCTGTTCGGTGCGCTCGTCGCGCTGGTGGCGCTGACGGTGGTCCGGTCCGCTCTGGCCCGGCGACAACCGCTGCCGTCGTGA
- a CDS encoding MmcQ/YjbR family DNA-binding protein: protein MSLDVAALTAYCLDKPGAWADNPWGHEHPVIKVGPGERGRIFAFLGDATVGIKAAATREEADEWLQRYPGDAVVMAYIGRSGWNTLSLGGAIPDDEILAAIDDSYETVVAKLPKRLRPS, encoded by the coding sequence ATGAGTCTCGACGTCGCCGCGCTCACGGCGTACTGCCTGGACAAGCCGGGTGCCTGGGCCGACAACCCGTGGGGGCACGAGCATCCCGTGATCAAGGTCGGGCCCGGCGAGCGCGGCAGGATCTTCGCCTTCCTGGGCGACGCCACGGTGGGGATCAAGGCGGCCGCCACCCGCGAGGAGGCCGATGAGTGGCTCCAGCGCTATCCCGGCGACGCGGTCGTGATGGCCTACATCGGTCGGTCCGGCTGGAACACCCTGAGCCTCGGCGGCGCCATCCCCGATGACGAGATCCTCGCCGCGATCGACGACTCCTACGAGACCGTCGTGGCCAAGCTGCCGAAGCGGCTGCGCCCTTCCTGA
- a CDS encoding class I SAM-dependent methyltransferase produces the protein MLTVDFDRLGLLPGDRVLDMGAGAGRHSFEMYRRGADVIAFDRDAEELENVRDLFAAMKAAGEVPEGAEADVKQGDALALPFADGEFDRIVAAEVLEHIWNDVQAIKELVRVLRPGGTLAISVPRWLPEVINWRLSDDYHNATGGHIRIYTAEELIDKVTKAGRPNDGTPGEAMVFDGKGYAHGLHAPYWWIKCAVGVNNDQHPLAKAYHRLLVWEIVKQPRALRWAGKVLDPTIGKSIVLYFHKPLADER, from the coding sequence ATGCTGACCGTTGACTTCGACCGCCTCGGCCTGCTGCCGGGGGACCGGGTGCTCGACATGGGTGCCGGGGCCGGACGGCACAGCTTCGAGATGTACCGGCGCGGCGCGGACGTGATCGCCTTCGACAGGGACGCCGAGGAGCTGGAGAACGTCCGGGACCTGTTCGCGGCGATGAAGGCCGCGGGCGAGGTGCCCGAGGGCGCCGAGGCCGACGTCAAGCAGGGCGACGCGCTCGCGCTGCCGTTCGCCGACGGCGAGTTCGACCGGATCGTCGCCGCCGAGGTGCTCGAGCACATCTGGAACGACGTGCAAGCGATCAAGGAGCTGGTCCGGGTGCTGCGGCCGGGCGGCACGCTGGCCATCTCGGTGCCGCGCTGGCTGCCGGAGGTGATCAACTGGCGGCTCTCGGACGACTACCACAACGCGACCGGTGGCCACATCAGGATCTACACGGCCGAGGAGCTCATCGACAAGGTCACCAAGGCCGGCCGACCCAACGACGGCACGCCTGGTGAGGCGATGGTCTTCGACGGCAAGGGCTACGCCCACGGACTGCACGCGCCGTACTGGTGGATCAAGTGCGCCGTGGGGGTGAACAACGATCAGCATCCGCTGGCCAAGGCCTACCACCGGCTGCTGGTGTGGGAGATCGTCAAGCAGCCCCGCGCGCTGCGCTGGGCGGGCAAGGTGCTCGACCCGACGATCGGCAAGTCGATCGTCCTGTACTTCCACAAGCCGCTGGCCGACGAGCGGTAG
- a CDS encoding HNH endonuclease signature motif containing protein, giving the protein MHQIQATLATINAALDDATEANPVFLATPDKAEALARLEQITARVAELRLRVIASAQDLAEEVGARDVAAWLIAQQRVESPAAHATLRLARELEGRPVVRARLARGAFSLEHARVILHGLEDLPDDLDPEILTHAEATLCDLAGKHRPKDLRRLTSHLLEVIAPDIAEAAEAAAIQRLEEQAQARATLSITDQGDGTTRIHGIVPETVGHRLRTYLQAYTQPRVAALEADGRVQPRSRLLAHAFAQLLENTDPTRLPAHGGDATTVVVTMTLDQLQADLGVAWLDDGTPISTGETRRLACTAGIIPAVLGGNSEPLDLGRTRRLFTGPQRKALALRDKHCRAEGCTVPTTWCDAHHDQPWSTGGHTDLKHGSLLCGHHHRRAHDPTYETIRLPDGRYRFQHRARRGGVGRHRRRLTLGA; this is encoded by the coding sequence ATGCATCAGATCCAGGCGACACTCGCCACCATCAACGCTGCCCTCGATGACGCCACCGAGGCGAACCCGGTCTTCCTCGCGACACCGGACAAGGCAGAAGCGCTCGCACGACTGGAGCAGATCACCGCACGGGTCGCCGAGCTACGCCTCCGCGTGATCGCCTCCGCACAGGACCTGGCCGAGGAGGTCGGTGCCCGCGATGTCGCAGCCTGGCTCATCGCGCAGCAGCGGGTCGAGAGTCCCGCCGCGCACGCCACCCTTCGGTTGGCCCGGGAGTTGGAGGGTCGGCCGGTGGTGCGGGCAAGGCTCGCACGCGGTGCGTTCAGTCTCGAGCACGCCCGCGTCATCCTCCACGGCCTGGAGGACCTACCCGACGACCTCGATCCCGAGATCCTCACCCACGCAGAGGCCACGCTGTGCGACCTCGCCGGCAAGCACCGCCCCAAAGACCTGCGCCGCCTCACCAGCCACCTGTTGGAGGTCATCGCCCCCGACATTGCCGAAGCCGCCGAAGCCGCAGCGATCCAGCGGCTCGAGGAACAGGCCCAAGCGAGAGCGACGCTGTCGATCACCGACCAAGGTGACGGGACGACCCGCATCCACGGCATCGTCCCCGAGACGGTCGGTCACCGGTTGCGGACCTACCTGCAGGCCTACACCCAACCCCGGGTAGCCGCCCTGGAGGCCGACGGCCGGGTCCAGCCCCGCAGCCGGCTCCTCGCGCACGCGTTCGCCCAACTCCTGGAGAACACCGACCCCACCCGACTCCCCGCCCACGGCGGCGACGCCACCACGGTGGTGGTGACCATGACGCTGGACCAGCTGCAGGCCGACCTCGGTGTCGCGTGGCTCGATGACGGCACCCCGATCAGCACCGGGGAGACCCGACGCCTGGCCTGCACCGCGGGGATCATCCCCGCCGTCCTCGGCGGCAACTCCGAGCCCCTTGATCTGGGCCGGACCCGACGACTCTTCACCGGCCCCCAACGCAAAGCCCTCGCGCTCCGCGACAAACACTGCCGAGCCGAAGGCTGCACCGTCCCCACTACGTGGTGCGACGCCCACCACGACCAACCCTGGTCAACCGGCGGCCACACCGACCTGAAACACGGATCCCTGCTCTGCGGCCACCACCACAGACGCGCCCACGACCCGACGTACGAGACGATCAGGCTCCCCGACGGCCGCTACCGCTTCCAACACAGAGCCAGGCGTGGCGGCGTCGGTCGGCACCGACGGCGTCTTACGTTGGGAGCGTGA
- a CDS encoding NAD(P)/FAD-dependent oxidoreductase has translation MSARHETDLVIVGAGPTGLFATYYAGFRGLRVTVVDSLPELGGQITAMYPEKQIFDVAGFPRVKGRDLVAGLVEQAGAAEPTYLLDRAAVHLAAREDGLGLTLADGTVVDASAMLITAGIGTFHPRPLPAAEGWVGRGVEFFVPSFVPYAGKDVVIVGGGDSACDWALHLEPIAASVTLVHRRNAFRAHQRTVAQVRASTVRILTDAEVVELRGRTTVEEAELKVEGRALVVPAQAVVAALGFVADLGPLQSWGLETSRRHVVVDQAMRTSRPRVFAAGDITDYPGKVRLIAVGFGEAATAINNLAPVIDPAAHVFPGHSSEG, from the coding sequence GTGAGCGCGCGCCACGAGACCGACCTCGTCATCGTCGGTGCCGGCCCGACCGGCCTGTTCGCCACCTACTACGCGGGCTTCCGGGGGTTGCGGGTGACGGTGGTCGACTCGCTGCCGGAGCTCGGTGGTCAGATCACCGCGATGTATCCCGAGAAGCAGATCTTCGACGTCGCCGGCTTCCCCCGGGTGAAGGGCCGAGACCTCGTCGCGGGCCTGGTCGAGCAGGCCGGTGCGGCGGAGCCGACGTACCTCCTCGACCGGGCGGCCGTCCACCTGGCCGCCCGCGAGGACGGCCTCGGCCTCACCCTCGCCGACGGCACGGTGGTCGATGCCAGCGCGATGCTGATCACCGCCGGCATCGGCACGTTCCACCCCCGGCCCCTGCCCGCCGCCGAGGGCTGGGTCGGACGGGGCGTGGAGTTCTTCGTGCCCTCCTTCGTCCCATACGCCGGGAAGGACGTCGTGATCGTCGGCGGTGGCGACTCGGCATGCGACTGGGCGCTGCACCTGGAGCCCATCGCCGCCAGCGTCACGCTGGTGCACCGCCGCAATGCGTTCCGGGCCCACCAGCGCACGGTCGCGCAGGTGCGGGCCAGCACGGTCCGGATCCTCACCGACGCGGAGGTGGTCGAGCTGCGTGGGCGGACCACGGTCGAGGAGGCGGAGCTGAAGGTGGAGGGTCGTGCGCTGGTGGTTCCGGCCCAGGCCGTCGTGGCAGCGCTCGGATTCGTGGCCGACCTCGGACCGCTGCAGAGCTGGGGCCTGGAGACGAGTCGACGGCACGTGGTGGTCGACCAGGCCATGCGAACCAGCCGGCCGCGTGTCTTCGCGGCCGGTGACATCACCGACTACCCGGGCAAGGTGCGGCTCATCGCCGTGGGCTTCGGCGAGGCGGCGACCGCGATCAACAACCTCGCACCCGTCATCGACCCGGCCGCCCACGTCTTCCCGGGACACTCCAGCGAGGGCTAG